A single region of the Sciurus carolinensis chromosome 14, mSciCar1.2, whole genome shotgun sequence genome encodes:
- the Dolk gene encoding dolichol kinase, translating to MTRKCPPAAPEHGAPPSGTVLAEAAVVFAVVLSIHAAVWDRYSWCAVALAVQAFYVQYKWDRLLQQGNAVFQFRMSANSGLLPASMVMPLLGLVMKERCQAAGNPYFERFGIVVAATGMAVALFSSVLALGITRPVPTNTCAISGLAGGVIIYIMKHSLSVGEVIEVLEVLLIFVYLNMILLYLMPRCFTPGEALLVLGGISFVLNQLIKRSLTVVESQGDPVDFFLLVVVVGMVLMGIFFSTLFVFMDSGTWASSIFFHLMTCVLGLGVVLPWLHWLIHRNPLLWLLQFLFQTETRIYLLAYWSLLATLACLVVLYQNAKRSSSESKKHQAPTITRKYFHFIVVATYIPGIIFDRPLLYVAATVCLAVFIFLEYVRYFRIKPLGHTLRSLLSLFLDERDSGPLILTHIYLLLGMSLPIWLIPRPCTQKGSLGGARALVPYAGVLAVGVGDTMASIFGSTMGEIHWPGTKKTFEGTMTSIFAQIISVALILIFDSGVDLNYSYAWILGSISTVSLLEAYTTQIDNLLLPLYLLILLMA from the coding sequence ATGACCCGAAAGTGCCCTCCCGCAGCTCCGGAGCACGGGGCTCCACCGAGCGGGACAGTGCTGGCAGAGGCGGCGGTGGTGTTCGCAGTGGTGTTGAGCATCCACGCGGCTGTCTGGGACCGATACTCGTGGTGCGCAGTAGCCCTCGCAGTGCAGGCCTTCTACGTCCAGTACAAGTGGGACCGGCTGCTACAGCAAGGAAATGCCGTCTTCCAGTTCCGAATGTCTGCAAACAGTGGCTTACTACCCGCCTCCATGGTCATGCCTCTGCTGGGACTGGTCATGAAGGAGCGCTGCCAGGCTGCTGGGAACCCGTACTTCGAGCGCTTCGGCATTGTGGTGGCAGCCACTGGCATGGCAGTGGCTCTCTTCTCCTCCGTGTTGGCTCTGGGCATCACTCGCCCAGTGCCCACCAACACTTGTGCCATCTCGGGTTTGGCAGGAGGTGTCATCATTTATATTATGAAGCACTCGCTCAGTGTGGGCGAGGTGATTGAAGTCCTAGAAGTGCTGCTGATCTTTGTTTATCTCAACATGATCCTGCTCTATCTGATGCCCCGCTGCTTCACTCCTGGGGAGGCACTGCTGGTATTGGGCGGCATTAGCTTCGTCCTCAACCAGCTCATCAAGCGCTCTCTGACTGTTGTAGAAAGCCAGGGGGACCCAGTGGACTTCTTCCTGCTGGTGGTCGTGGTAGGGATGGTGCTCATGGGCATCTTCTTCAGCACCCTCTTTGTCTTCATGGATTCAGGCACTTGGGCCTCCTCCATCTTCTTCCACCTCATGACTTGTGTGCTGGGCCTGGGGGTGGTCCTGCCCTGGCTGCACTGGCTCATCCACAGGAACCCACTGCTCTGGCTTCTTCAGTTTCTCTTCCAGACAGAAACTCGCATCTACCTCCTAGCTTATTGGTCCCTGCTGGCCACCTTGGCCTGCCTGGTGGTGCTCTACCAGAATGCCAAGCGGTCATCTTCTGAGTCCAAGAAGCACCAGGCCCCCACCATCACCCGAAAATACTTCCACTTCATTGTGGTAGCCACTTATATCCCAGGTATCATCTTTGATCGGCCACTGCTCTATGTGGCCGCCACTGTATGTCTTGCAGTCTTCATCTTCTTAGAGTATGTGCGCTACTTCCGCATCAAGCCCTTGGGTCACACTCTACGGAGTCTCCTGTCCCTCTTCCTGGATGAACGAGACAGTGGACCACTCATCCTGACACACATCTACCTGCTCCTGGGCATGTCTCTTCCCATTTGGCTGATCCCCAGACCCTGCACACAGAAGGGTAGTCTGGGGGGAGCGAGGGCACTAGTCCCCTATGCAGGTGTCCTGGCTGTGGGTGTGGGTGATACCATGGCCTCCATCTTTGGCAGCACCATGGGTGAGATCCACTGGCCTGGAACCAAGAAGACTTTTGAGGGGACCATGACATCTATATTTGCACAGATCATTTCGGtagctctgatcttaatttttGACAGTGGAGTGGACCTAAACTACAGTTATGCTTGGATTTTAGGGTCTATCAGCACAGTATCCCTCTTAGAAGCATACACTACACAGATAGACAATCTCCTTTTGCCTCTCTACCTCCTGATATTGCTGATGGCCTAG
- the Phyhd1 gene encoding phytanoyl-CoA dioxygenase domain-containing protein 1 has protein sequence MACLSPSQFQKFQEEGFLVLEGFLSVDECEAMKQRIGEIVAEMDVPLHCRTEFSTQEEEQLQAQGSTDYFLSSGDKIRFFFEKGVFDKKGNFLVPPEKSINKIGHALHAHDPVFRSVTHSPKVQALARSLGLQMPVVVQSMYIFKQPHFGGEVSPHQDASFLYTEPLGRVLGMWMALEDATLGNGCLWFIPGSHTSGVSRRMIRAPAGSGPGTCFLGSEPDWDSSLFVPTPVQRGALVLIHGEVVHKSEQNLSDHSRQAYTFHLMEAAGTVWSPENWLQPTAELPFPALYS, from the exons ATGGCCTGCCTGAGCCCCTCGCAGTTCCAGAAG TTCCAGGAGGAGGGATTCCTGGTGCTGGAGGGATTCCTGTCTGTGGATGAATGTGAGGCTATGAAACAGAGGATTGGTGAGATCGTGGCTGAGATGGATGTCCCTCTCCACTGCCGCACAGAGTTTTCCACCCAGGAAGAGGAGCAGCTTCAGGCTCAG GGCAGCACAGACTATTTCTTAAGCAGTGGTGACAAGATTCGTTTCTTCTTTGAGAAAGGTGTTTTTGACAAGAAAG GAAATTTCTTGGTCCCTCCAGAGAAATCGATCAACAAAATTGGTCATG CTCTGCATGCCCATGACCCTGTCTTCAGGAGTGTCACACACTCCCCCAAAGTGCAG GCCTTGGCCAGAAGTCTGGGCCTCCAGATGCCTGTGGTGGTGCAGAGCATGTACATCTTTAAG CAACCTCACTTTGGTGGTGAAG TCTCCCCTCACCAGGATGCCTCCTTCCTGTACACGGAGCCCCTCGGCCGGGTGCTGGGCATGTGGATGGCGCTGGAGGATGCCACGCTGGGGAACGGCTGCCTTTGGTTCATCCCTGGCTCCCACACCA GTGGAGTGTCAAGAAGGATGATCCGGGCCCCTGCTGGCTCAGGGCCTGGGACCTGCTTCCTTGGGTCCGAGCCTGACTGGGATAGCAGCCTCTTTGTGCCCACACCAGTGCAGAGAG GGGCACTGGTCTTGATCCACGGAGAGGTAGTGCACAAGAGTGAGCAGAATCTCTCAGACCACTCGCGCCAGGCCTACACTTTCCACCTCATGGAAGCTGCTGGCACCGTCTGGAGCCCAGAGAACTG GCTCCAGCCGACAGCTGAGCTGCCGTTTCCTGCCCTGTACTCCTAA
- the Lrrc8a gene encoding volume-regulated anion channel subunit LRRC8A — translation MIPVTELRYFADTQPAYRILKPWWDVFTDYISIVMLMIAVFGGTLQVTQDKMICLPCKWVTKDSCNDSFRGWTAPSPEPTYPNSTILPTPDTGPTGIKYDLDRHQYNYVDAVCYENRLHWFAKYFPYLVLLHTLIFLACSNFWFKFPRTSSKLEHFVSILLKCFDSPWTTRALSETVVEESDPKPAFSKMNGSMDKKSSTVSEDVEATVPMLQRTKSRIEQGIVDRSETGVLDKKEGEQAKALFEKVKKFRTHVEEGDIVYRLYMRQTIIKVIKFILIICYTVYYVHNIKFDVDCTVDIESLTGYRTYRCAHPLATLFKILASFYISLVIFYGLICMYTLWWMLRRSLKKYSFESIREESSYSDIPDVKNDFAFMLHLIDQYDPLYSKRFAVFLSEVSENKLRQLNLNNEWTLDKLRQRLTKNAQDKLELHLFMLSGIPDTVFDLVELEVLKLELIPDVTIPPSIAQLTGLKELWLYHTAAKIEAPALAFLRENLRALHIKFTDIKEIPLWIYSLKTLEELHLTGNLSAENNRYIVIDGLRELKRLKVLRLKSNLSKLPQVVTDVGVHLQKLSINNEGTKLIVLNSLKKMVNLTELELIRCDLERIPHSIFSLHNLQEIDLKDNNLKTIEEIISFQHLHRLTCLKLWYNHIAYIPIQIGNLTNLERLYLNRNKIEKIPTQLFYCRKLRYLDLSHNNLTFLPADIGLLQNLQNLAVTANRIEVLPPELFQCRKLRALHLGNNVLQSLPSRVGELTNLTQIELRGNRLECLPVELGECPLLKRSGLVVEEDLFNTLPPEVKERLWRADKEQA, via the exons ATGATTCCAGTGACGGAGCTTCGCTACTTTGCGGACACGCAGCCAGCGTATCGGATCCTGAAGCCGTGGTGGGACGTGTTCACTGACTACATCTCCATTGTCATGCTGATGATCGCTGTCTTTGGCGGGACACTGCAGGTCACCCAGGACAAGATGATCTGCCTGCCTTGTAAGTGGGTCACCAAGGACTCCTGCAACGACTCATTCCGGGGCTGGACAGCCCCCAGCCCAGAGCCCACCTACCCCAACTCCACAATCTTGCCAACCCCTGACACGGGCCCCACAGGCATCAAGTATGACCTGGACCGCCACCAATACAACTACGTGGATGCCGTCTGCTACGAGAACCGCCTGCACTGGTTCGCCAAGTACTTCCCCTACCTCGTGCTCCTGCACACCCTCATCTTCCTGGCCTGCAGCAACTTCTGGTTTAAGTTCCCACGTACCAGCTCCAAGCTGGAGCACTTTGTGTCTATCTTGCTCAAGTGCTTTGATTCGCCTTGGACTACACGAGCCCTGTCAGAGACGGTGGTGGAGGAGAGTGACCCCAAGCCGGCCTTCAGCAAGATGAATGGCTCCATGGACAAGAAGTCGTCGACAGTCAGCGAGGACGTGGAGGCCACCGTGCCCATGCTGCAGCGGACCAAGTCTCGGATAGAGCAGGGCATTGTGGACCGCTCGGAGACGGGCGTGCTGGACAAGAAGGAGGGCGAGCAGGCCAAGGCGCTGTTCGAGAAGGTGAAGAAGTTTCGGACGCATGTAGAGGAGGGGGACATCGTTTACCGCCTCTACATGCGGCAGACCATCATCAAGGTGATCAAGTTCATCCTCATCATCTGCTACACTGTCTACTACGTGCACAACATCAAGTTCGACGTGGACTGCACCGTGGATATTGAGAGCCTGACGGGCTACCGTACCTACCGGTGCGCGCACCCTCTGGCCACGCTCTTCAAGATCCTGGCGTCCTTCTACATCAGCCTGGTCATCTTCTACGGCCTCATCTGCATGTACACGCTGTGGTGGATGCTGCGGCGCTCCCTCAAGAAGTACTCGTTCGAGTCAATCCGCGAGGAGAGCAGCTACAGTGACATCCCGGATGTCAAGAACGACTTCGCCTTCATGCTGCACCTCATTGACCAATACGACCCGCTCTACTCGAAGCGCTTCGCCGTCTTCCTGTCGGAGGTGAGTGAGAACAAGCTTCGGCAGCTGAATCTCAACAATGAGTGGACACTGGACAAGCTGCGCCAGCGGCTCACCAAAAATGCACAGGACAAGCTGGAGCTACACCTGTTCATGCTCAGCGGCATCCCAGACACCGTGTTTGACCTGGTCGAGCTGGAGGTCCTGAAGCTGGAGCTGATTCCCGACGTGACCATCCCACCCAGCATCGCCCAGCTCACAGGCCTCAAGGAGCTGTGGCTGTACCACACGGCAGCCAAGATTGAGGCCCCGGCTCTGGCCTTCCTGCGTGAGAACCTGCGGGCACTGCACATCAAGTTCACCGACATCAAGGAGATCCCGCTGTGGATTTACAGCCTGAAGACCCTGGAGGAGCTGCACCTGACAGGCAACCTGAGCGCCGAGAACAACCGTTACATCGTCATCGACGGCCTGCGGGAGCTCAAGCGCCTCAAGGTGCTTCGGCTTAAGAGCAACCTGAGCAAGCTGCCACAGGTGGTCACGGACGTAGGTGTGCATCTGCAGAAGCTGTCCATCAACAACGAGGGCACCAAGCTCATTGTCCTCAACAGCCTCAAGAAGATGGTGAATCTGACTGAGCTAGAGCTGATCCGCTGTGACCTGGAACGCATCCCCCACTCCATCTTCAGCCTCCACAACCTGCAGGAGATCGACCTCAAGGACAACAACCTGAAGACCATCGAGGAGATCATCAGCTTTCAGCACCTGCACCGCCTCACTTGCCTTAAGCTGTGGTACAACCACATCGCCTACATCCCCATCCAGATTGGCAACCTTACCAACCTTGAGCGCCTCTACCTGAACCGCAACAAGATCGAGAAAATTCCCACCCAGCTCTTCTACTGCCGCAAGCTGCGCTACCTGGACCTCAGCCACAACAACCTGACCTTCCTCCCTGCTGACATTGGCCTCCTGCAGAACCTTCAGAATCTGGCTGTCACGGCCAATCGG ATCGAGGTGCTCCCCCCGGAGCTCTTCCAGTGCCGGAAGCTGCGGGCCCTGCACCTGGGCAACAACGTGCTGCAGTCCCTGCCCTCGCGGGTGGGCGAGCTGACCAACCTGACGCAGATCGAGCTGCGTGGCAACCGGCTGGAGTGCCTGCCAGTGGAGCTGGGCGAGTGCCCGCTGCTCAAGCGCAGCGGCCTGGTGGTAGAGGAGGACCTGTTCAACACGCTGCCGCCCGAGGTGAAGGAGCGGCTCTGGAGGGCCGACAAGGAGCAGGCCTGA